A genomic window from Sphingobacterium sp. BN32 includes:
- a CDS encoding AMP nucleosidase, translating to MTKKNVKEVDSPVKAGLKTKEDIVNNWLPRYTGRPLDEFGEYILLTNFSNYVKLFSQMHDDAPIMGEDKPMQSCTAEGITIINFGMGSPMAATIMDLLSAIAPKAVLFLGKTGGLKKKIGVGELILPIAAIRGEGTSNDYFPSEVPSLPAFALQKAISTTIRDHSRDYWTGTVYTTNRRVWEHDKNFKKYLKTIRAMAVDMETATIFSVGFANKIPTGALLLVSDQPMIPEGVKTEVSDVSVTKSYVEQHLKIGIDALSQLKNNGLTVKHLKF from the coding sequence ATGACAAAAAAGAATGTAAAGGAAGTAGATTCACCTGTAAAAGCAGGTTTAAAGACAAAAGAGGATATTGTTAACAATTGGTTACCGAGATATACCGGCCGGCCGCTGGATGAGTTTGGCGAATATATTTTGTTAACAAATTTCTCGAACTATGTGAAGTTGTTTTCGCAAATGCACGACGACGCCCCGATTATGGGCGAAGACAAGCCAATGCAAAGTTGTACGGCTGAAGGCATCACGATCATCAATTTCGGAATGGGGAGTCCGATGGCGGCGACGATTATGGACCTCCTATCGGCCATTGCGCCAAAAGCGGTGTTGTTCCTTGGAAAAACCGGCGGTTTGAAAAAGAAAATCGGTGTTGGCGAGTTGATCCTACCGATTGCTGCCATTCGTGGAGAAGGAACCTCGAATGATTATTTCCCTTCCGAGGTGCCCTCGCTACCGGCCTTCGCTTTGCAAAAAGCAATTTCAACGACCATTCGTGATCATTCCAGGGACTATTGGACAGGAACGGTTTATACGACCAACCGACGCGTTTGGGAGCATGATAAAAACTTTAAGAAGTATCTGAAAACCATCCGTGCAATGGCGGTGGATATGGAAACTGCAACCATCTTTAGTGTTGGTTTCGCAAATAAGATTCCGACTGGCGCATTATTGCTCGTCTCGGACCAGCCAATGATTCCTGAGGGCGTAAAGACTGAGGTGTCGGATGTGTCTGTTACGAAGTCTTATGTGGAGCAGCATTTGAAAATTGGGATCGATGCATTGAGTCAATTGAAAAATAACGGCTTAACGGTGAAACATTTGAAGTTCTAA
- the rseP gene encoding RIP metalloprotease RseP, with translation MGIIIMVLQVLLGLSLLIILHELGHFLAARAFGIKVEKFYLFFDAWGVKLFKFNYKGCEYGVGWLPLGGYVKIAGMIDESMDTEQMKGEPQPWEFRSKPAWQRLIVMLGGIIVNVIVGIVVFWMLTFSYGTTDLNTKQLYGVKPGIIGQKVGLQDGDKILAVNGKETNLFYADIMASEVLMGDAELTVERAGQEVKIKMPADILNDVSEHKKNEFVEPMFKMLPVSKIEKDSRADKMGLAVGDSIVSINGLPVVQLEEFKNQIEANKGKEIVLGVIRNGAPVELKAAADTTSILGFANLPLVQHQYGLLESLPIGAAKAFSVITDNIKGFGKIFKGEVRADKALSGPVGIATMFGTEVDWVRFWGLVGMLSMALAFMNILPIPALDGGHVIFLLIEMIQGKPLSEKFLERAQMVGFFILVALMIFVFGNDIFKLTK, from the coding sequence ATGGGAATTATCATCATGGTATTACAGGTTCTTCTTGGCCTGTCATTATTAATCATATTACACGAGTTAGGACACTTCCTTGCTGCTCGTGCTTTTGGTATTAAAGTAGAAAAGTTTTACTTGTTCTTCGATGCCTGGGGCGTGAAGTTATTCAAGTTCAATTATAAAGGATGTGAGTATGGTGTGGGCTGGTTACCACTAGGAGGGTATGTGAAGATAGCTGGTATGATCGATGAGTCGATGGATACGGAGCAAATGAAAGGTGAGCCACAACCATGGGAATTCCGTTCAAAACCAGCTTGGCAGCGACTTATTGTTATGCTAGGCGGTATTATCGTCAATGTGATTGTCGGTATTGTGGTGTTCTGGATGCTAACCTTTAGCTACGGGACAACAGATCTGAACACAAAACAGCTATACGGTGTTAAACCTGGAATTATCGGGCAGAAGGTAGGTCTTCAGGATGGGGATAAAATCCTTGCTGTCAATGGTAAAGAGACTAACTTGTTTTACGCTGATATCATGGCATCGGAAGTCCTCATGGGCGATGCCGAGCTAACCGTAGAACGTGCAGGGCAGGAGGTCAAGATTAAGATGCCTGCTGACATCTTAAACGATGTTTCAGAACATAAGAAGAACGAGTTCGTAGAACCTATGTTCAAGATGCTTCCTGTATCAAAAATTGAGAAAGACTCGCGTGCCGACAAGATGGGATTAGCGGTAGGGGATAGTATCGTATCGATTAACGGCTTGCCGGTGGTTCAGTTGGAAGAGTTCAAGAATCAGATTGAAGCTAATAAGGGCAAAGAAATAGTGTTAGGCGTTATCCGTAATGGTGCTCCTGTGGAGTTGAAGGCAGCAGCCGATACTACCTCGATCTTAGGATTTGCTAACTTACCACTCGTACAACATCAGTATGGCTTGCTAGAATCCTTACCAATTGGTGCTGCAAAAGCATTTTCCGTAATCACGGATAACATAAAAGGGTTTGGAAAAATCTTCAAAGGTGAAGTACGTGCTGATAAAGCCTTATCTGGGCCTGTAGGTATAGCAACTATGTTTGGTACGGAGGTAGATTGGGTTCGCTTTTGGGGACTTGTAGGTATGCTTTCTATGGCATTAGCTTTTATGAACATCCTCCCGATCCCAGCACTAGACGGTGGACACGTCATCTTCCTATTGATCGAAATGATTCAAGGTAAGCCACTCAGCGAGAAATTCCTTGAAAGAGCACAAATGGTCGGCTTCTTTATTCTCGTAGCCCTCATGATATTTGTCTTCGGAAACGATATATTTAAATTAACGAAATAA
- a CDS encoding pyridoxal-phosphate dependent enzyme: MWYNNILETIGNTPLVKLNKVTKPLKGTILAKIETTNPGNSIKDRMALKMIEDAEQAGLLKPGGTIIEGTSGNTGMGLAMAAVVKGYRCIFTTTDKQSKEKIDALRAFGAEVIVCPTNVDPEDPRSYYSVSSRLEKEVPNAWKANQYDNLSNTQAHYEQTGPEIWEQTEGKITHLVVGVGTGGTISGTAKYLREKNPNIKVWGIDTYGSIFKKYKETGIFDKNEIYPYITEGIGEDFLPQNVNFDLIDLFEKVTDKDAALMTRELARKEGIFAGNSAGAAVAGLLQLGAELKDEDVVVVIFHDHGSRYMGKMYNEDWLRERGFLKDEKLTAKSILKKRANQDIITVDVKQSVLETFNVMKSLNISQIPLTQQGMVVGKVTEADILNALLDNPSLKSAEVETIASKPFPFVDLNMSIDKISTLIDKDTQAVLVEDELGRINIITQYDIINAISEV, from the coding sequence ATGTGGTACAACAACATCTTAGAAACCATTGGGAACACCCCTTTGGTTAAACTAAACAAAGTTACCAAACCCCTAAAAGGAACCATACTAGCGAAGATAGAGACGACCAATCCCGGGAACTCGATCAAAGATAGAATGGCCTTAAAAATGATTGAGGATGCCGAGCAGGCAGGCCTATTAAAACCCGGAGGTACCATAATCGAGGGTACTTCGGGTAATACCGGGATGGGATTGGCAATGGCAGCCGTAGTAAAAGGCTATCGTTGTATCTTCACCACGACCGACAAACAATCCAAAGAGAAAATAGATGCCTTACGCGCTTTTGGTGCGGAGGTTATCGTATGTCCGACGAACGTTGATCCGGAGGATCCTCGCTCCTATTATTCGGTTTCCAGCCGTTTAGAAAAGGAAGTACCAAACGCGTGGAAGGCGAATCAGTATGATAACCTTTCGAATACGCAAGCACATTACGAACAAACCGGCCCGGAGATTTGGGAGCAGACCGAAGGAAAGATTACGCACCTTGTTGTAGGTGTGGGTACCGGTGGAACCATCTCGGGTACCGCGAAATACCTTCGCGAGAAAAATCCGAATATTAAAGTCTGGGGAATCGACACCTATGGTTCCATCTTCAAGAAATACAAGGAAACCGGCATTTTCGATAAGAATGAGATCTATCCCTACATCACGGAGGGCATTGGTGAGGATTTTCTCCCTCAGAATGTCAACTTTGACCTGATCGACCTGTTCGAAAAAGTAACAGATAAGGATGCAGCCTTGATGACGAGGGAATTAGCACGCAAGGAAGGTATCTTTGCGGGCAACTCGGCGGGTGCAGCCGTTGCCGGCTTGTTACAATTAGGCGCAGAACTGAAAGACGAGGATGTCGTTGTTGTGATTTTCCATGACCATGGCTCACGCTATATGGGCAAGATGTATAATGAGGATTGGCTTCGTGAGCGTGGTTTCCTGAAGGATGAGAAACTCACGGCGAAATCCATTCTGAAGAAACGTGCCAATCAAGACATTATAACCGTCGATGTTAAACAGTCGGTTCTTGAAACTTTCAACGTCATGAAGTCGTTAAATATTTCTCAAATACCACTGACCCAACAGGGTATGGTCGTGGGCAAAGTAACAGAAGCCGATATCTTGAATGCGCTGTTGGATAATCCATCGCTCAAATCGGCCGAAGTTGAAACAATTGCTTCGAAACCATTCCCATTTGTGGATCTAAATATGTCAATTGATAAGATCTCCACTTTAATCGACAAGGATACACAGGCGGTATTGGTGGAAGATGAACTGGGAAGGATAAATATCATTACGCAATACGATATAATTAACGCTATTTCTGAGGTATAG
- a CDS encoding FkbM family methyltransferase, with translation MERNNTLKRIEYWIKARLGKISFIDIEEKRDKQWYGNGYGGFYVDPSLVPENAIVYSFGIGEDISFDRDIIKKHGAQVFGFDPTPKSINWIAKQELPANFHFHPFGIGEKTGIVTFHLPKNQDHVSGSVYEHKLVDETNAVDVLLKEFKEIVQENGHTAIDVLKMDIEGSEYAVMEGILNSGIAIKQILVETHERFFTDGKAKGDLFFKQLYQKGYRIFAISDTYQEISLVKAK, from the coding sequence ATGGAAAGAAACAATACTTTAAAAAGAATTGAATATTGGATAAAAGCTAGGTTAGGAAAAATATCCTTTATAGATATAGAAGAAAAGCGGGATAAACAATGGTACGGCAATGGCTACGGTGGATTTTATGTGGATCCGAGCCTAGTTCCGGAAAATGCCATTGTTTATTCTTTTGGTATTGGTGAAGACATTTCTTTCGACCGCGATATCATCAAAAAGCATGGAGCGCAAGTATTTGGCTTCGACCCTACCCCCAAGTCCATCAACTGGATTGCCAAACAGGAATTACCTGCAAATTTTCACTTCCACCCCTTCGGCATTGGCGAAAAGACTGGAATCGTTACTTTCCATCTACCTAAAAATCAGGATCATGTTTCGGGCTCCGTATATGAGCACAAGCTCGTGGATGAGACGAACGCCGTAGACGTTCTTTTAAAAGAGTTTAAAGAGATTGTTCAGGAAAATGGGCATACGGCTATCGATGTGCTAAAAATGGATATAGAAGGCTCTGAATATGCGGTAATGGAAGGAATACTAAACAGTGGGATTGCAATCAAGCAGATTCTAGTGGAAACCCACGAACGTTTCTTTACAGACGGCAAAGCCAAGGGCGATCTATTCTTTAAGCAGCTCTATCAAAAGGGTTATCGCATCTTTGCGATCTCAGATACCTATCAGGAAATTTCTTTAGTGAAAGCAAAATAA
- a CDS encoding DUF3276 family protein, with translation MGDFDNKEREEVFSKKVRAGKRTYFFDVKATRSNDYYVTITESKKRFEDGQFIKHKIFLYKEDFEKFAEGLQDVVEYIKSNQEVVEKRYEPNQDDSNYESNGELIQKDNFSF, from the coding sequence ATGGGAGATTTTGATAACAAAGAGCGTGAAGAGGTATTTTCAAAAAAGGTGAGAGCAGGTAAGCGTACTTATTTTTTTGATGTAAAAGCGACTCGCTCAAACGACTATTATGTGACAATTACGGAAAGCAAAAAACGCTTCGAAGACGGACAATTCATTAAACATAAGATTTTCTTATATAAAGAGGACTTTGAAAAGTTTGCTGAAGGATTGCAAGATGTGGTAGAATATATCAAATCGAACCAAGAAGTAGTTGAAAAAAGGTATGAACCGAACCAAGACGATTCAAACTACGAGAGCAACGGAGAATTAATACAAAAAGACAATTTCTCCTTCTAA
- the carA gene encoding glutamine-hydrolyzing carbamoyl-phosphate synthase small subunit, producing the protein MTNYSKLPAILVLEDGTVFHGKAAGKIGTTTGEICFNTGTTGYQEIFTDPSYYAQIMVTTNAHIGNYGIDEEDAESNKIQIAGLVCKNYNINYSRKMADESIQNYFQDGNLVGISDIDTRSLVRHIRSKGAMNAIISSENLDEESLKAELAKVPSMDGLELSSKVSTTEPYFYGEESAPTRIAVLDLGIKKNILRNFDSRQVYAKVFPAKTTFAEMEEWNPDGYFISNGPGDPAAMDYAIQTVKDILAADKPMFGICLGHQILALANDIRTSKMHNGHRGINHPVKNIIANKCEITSQNHGFGVVAEDIKNSDKVEITHINLNDNSIEGIRVKGKKAFSVQYHPESSPGPHDSRYLFDDFVAMIKA; encoded by the coding sequence ATGACCAACTACAGCAAATTGCCAGCAATTTTAGTCCTTGAGGATGGAACTGTTTTTCATGGAAAAGCAGCAGGTAAAATTGGTACCACGACGGGAGAGATCTGTTTCAACACCGGAACGACGGGTTACCAAGAAATCTTTACCGATCCTTCGTACTATGCGCAAATTATGGTTACAACCAATGCACATATCGGAAACTACGGTATCGACGAAGAGGATGCGGAATCGAATAAGATTCAGATTGCAGGTTTAGTTTGTAAGAATTACAATATCAACTATAGCCGCAAGATGGCCGATGAATCCATTCAAAACTATTTTCAAGACGGCAACTTAGTAGGTATCTCGGATATTGACACTCGCTCATTAGTACGCCACATCCGTAGCAAAGGTGCAATGAACGCTATTATCTCATCCGAAAATCTTGATGAAGAGTCGCTGAAAGCAGAACTAGCAAAGGTGCCATCGATGGACGGACTAGAGTTATCTTCTAAAGTATCTACAACAGAACCTTATTTCTACGGTGAAGAGTCTGCTCCAACACGCATTGCGGTACTAGACTTAGGTATTAAGAAGAATATCCTGCGCAACTTCGATTCTCGTCAGGTATATGCGAAGGTATTCCCGGCGAAAACAACATTTGCGGAGATGGAAGAATGGAATCCTGATGGGTACTTCATCTCGAATGGTCCTGGCGACCCGGCAGCAATGGACTACGCGATCCAAACAGTCAAAGATATCTTAGCAGCAGATAAACCAATGTTCGGTATCTGTTTAGGACATCAAATCCTGGCGTTGGCAAATGATATTCGTACGAGCAAGATGCACAATGGTCACCGCGGTATCAATCACCCGGTAAAAAATATCATTGCTAACAAATGTGAAATCACATCACAGAACCATGGTTTCGGTGTGGTAGCGGAAGATATCAAAAACTCAGACAAAGTAGAAATTACACACATCAACTTAAACGACAATTCGATCGAAGGTATCCGTGTGAAAGGCAAGAAAGCATTCTCGGTTCAGTATCACCCAGAATCATCTCCAGGTCCACACGATTCACGTTACTTGTTCGACGACTTCGTTGCCATGATCAAAGCATAA
- a CDS encoding 1-deoxy-D-xylulose-5-phosphate reductoisomerase gives MEKKNLAVLGSTGSVGTQTLEVVACFPDRFEISVLTAGRNADLLIQQAIKFQPKLVVLSEEQAYKHVKEALAGTDIEVAYGEEALVDAVQLEEIDIVLTAIVGSVGLKPTIAAIKKGKDIALANKETLVVAGELIKKLVEEYKVRLLPVDSEHSAIFQCLPGEESNPIEKIVLTASGGPFRGKSREELEHVTKAQALKHPNWSMGAKITIDSASLMNKGLEVIEAKWLFDLEAEQVDVIIHPQSIVHSLVQFQDGSMKAQMGLPDMKLPIQYALTYPDRIQNNFERFNFANYPSLTFETPDMKTFRNLELAYQALREGGNRPCVLNAANEVVVAAFLNDEVSFLGMSDIIEETMCQVDQKENLLLEDYLHYDEESRRVARSLIERRY, from the coding sequence TTGGAAAAAAAGAATTTAGCCGTATTGGGCTCAACAGGAAGCGTAGGGACTCAAACGCTGGAGGTTGTCGCTTGTTTTCCGGATCGCTTTGAAATTTCTGTATTAACTGCTGGACGTAATGCAGATCTGTTGATTCAACAGGCTATCAAGTTTCAGCCAAAGTTAGTGGTGCTTTCGGAAGAACAGGCTTACAAGCACGTGAAGGAGGCTTTGGCAGGTACGGATATCGAAGTAGCTTACGGAGAAGAGGCGTTGGTTGATGCGGTACAGCTCGAAGAGATTGACATCGTATTAACTGCTATTGTGGGATCGGTAGGCCTGAAGCCAACCATTGCTGCAATAAAAAAAGGAAAGGATATTGCCTTAGCGAATAAGGAAACGTTGGTTGTCGCGGGGGAATTGATTAAAAAACTTGTTGAAGAATATAAAGTTCGTTTGCTGCCAGTTGATTCGGAACATTCAGCCATCTTTCAATGTTTGCCGGGTGAAGAATCGAACCCTATAGAGAAGATTGTATTAACAGCATCCGGAGGTCCGTTCCGCGGAAAGAGCAGAGAAGAACTTGAGCATGTGACCAAAGCGCAAGCTTTAAAGCATCCGAACTGGTCAATGGGCGCGAAGATTACGATAGACTCGGCATCTTTGATGAATAAGGGGTTGGAAGTAATTGAAGCTAAATGGCTATTCGATTTAGAGGCGGAGCAAGTGGATGTAATTATTCATCCGCAATCTATTGTGCACTCACTCGTGCAATTTCAAGACGGTTCGATGAAAGCACAGATGGGACTTCCTGATATGAAATTGCCTATACAATACGCATTGACCTATCCTGATAGAATTCAGAACAATTTCGAACGTTTCAACTTTGCGAACTATCCGAGTTTAACATTCGAAACTCCCGATATGAAGACCTTCCGCAATTTAGAGCTAGCTTATCAAGCACTTCGCGAAGGTGGAAATAGACCTTGTGTCTTGAATGCAGCTAATGAAGTCGTGGTTGCAGCTTTCCTTAACGATGAGGTGTCCTTCTTAGGGATGAGCGACATCATCGAAGAGACAATGTGTCAGGTTGATCAGAAGGAAAACCTTCTTTTAGAGGACTATTTGCACTATGATGAGGAAAGTAGAAGAGTGGCACGAAGTTTAATAGAACGAAGATATTAA
- a CDS encoding S9 family peptidase: MNRILPVAFTALLFVAVDGANAQTKKLTFEQSWGQAPSLTKPISSFRGWADESNYIESNGSQLFQVNVKTGEKKGYTYPTKSSTEVFVKDKDIYIQYPGSPAKQLTQSPEIDEQNPTLSPDGKYVAFTRKSDLYSLDVSTGKEIRYTTDGTDVIYNGWSSWVYYEEILGRPTNYKAFWWSPDSKQLAFMRFDDTNVPMFPIYVSKGQHGYLEETRYPKAGDPNPEVKVGFVKAEGSPVVWASFNEKDDQYFGQPYWSFDSQSIMVQWMNRDQTNLKFYAVNPNDGSKSEIYNEEQPTWINLDHDERITYLADNKHYILKSDKTGWAHYYLYTLSGKLINPLTSGEWQVKEIAHIDEKAKVLYFTARKENSATIDLYRVNFNGKNFRRLTFGDYTHDVKVSPDGKYFITSYSNIHTPPKVALVDNNGKVIKELADSKSAEFANYNVGKREYFTIPSDDGKFNLPVIITYPTDFDESKQYPVIMSIYGGPDAGTVKNTWKGVNGQYWANEGVIQIECDHRASGHFGKQGVAWMHRNLGNWELVDYITIAKWLKAKPWVAKDKLLITGHSYGGYMTCLALTKGADYFDFGIAGAPVTGWELYDTHYTERWMDTPQANPEGYKNGSILPYVDQYKGRLRIMHGDLDDNVHMQNTIQLVDALTDRQVPFELMIYPGSRHGFGRSKQAYDFKERVRFYYQYLLEKPIPENLK, from the coding sequence ATGAACAGAATTTTACCTGTTGCTTTTACAGCCTTGCTGTTTGTAGCAGTGGATGGAGCAAATGCGCAAACTAAGAAGTTAACATTTGAACAATCTTGGGGGCAAGCTCCTTCATTAACCAAGCCGATCAGTAGTTTCAGAGGATGGGCCGATGAATCAAACTATATTGAGAGCAATGGAAGTCAGCTTTTCCAGGTGAATGTTAAAACTGGAGAGAAGAAGGGCTATACGTATCCTACGAAGTCCTCTACAGAGGTCTTTGTAAAGGATAAAGATATCTATATCCAATATCCGGGCAGCCCAGCTAAACAGCTGACACAGTCGCCGGAGATTGATGAGCAAAACCCGACTTTGTCGCCCGACGGAAAATATGTGGCCTTTACACGCAAGAGCGATCTATATAGTTTAGATGTAAGTACTGGTAAAGAAATAAGATATACAACTGATGGCACCGACGTTATCTACAACGGTTGGTCATCTTGGGTTTATTATGAAGAGATTCTTGGTCGCCCGACTAATTATAAAGCGTTCTGGTGGTCTCCGGATAGCAAGCAACTAGCTTTCATGCGTTTCGACGATACAAACGTGCCGATGTTCCCGATTTATGTTTCGAAGGGACAGCACGGTTATTTGGAAGAGACACGCTATCCAAAAGCAGGTGATCCGAATCCGGAGGTGAAGGTTGGTTTTGTGAAAGCGGAAGGCTCTCCAGTAGTGTGGGCTTCTTTCAATGAAAAGGATGATCAGTACTTCGGCCAGCCTTATTGGAGCTTCGATAGCCAATCGATCATGGTCCAATGGATGAATCGCGATCAAACAAACTTGAAGTTCTATGCGGTGAACCCAAATGATGGTTCTAAGTCTGAGATATACAACGAAGAACAACCTACATGGATCAACTTAGATCATGATGAACGAATTACTTACCTAGCAGATAATAAGCATTACATCTTAAAATCGGATAAGACAGGATGGGCGCATTATTACCTATACACCTTATCAGGTAAGCTGATCAATCCATTGACTTCGGGTGAGTGGCAAGTAAAAGAGATTGCTCATATCGATGAAAAGGCAAAGGTTCTATACTTTACAGCTAGAAAAGAAAACTCCGCGACTATCGATTTGTACCGTGTAAACTTTAATGGAAAGAATTTTAGAAGACTAACATTTGGCGATTATACACATGATGTCAAAGTATCTCCTGATGGAAAGTATTTCATTACTTCATATTCCAATATTCATACACCGCCGAAAGTTGCTTTAGTAGACAACAATGGCAAAGTCATCAAAGAATTGGCTGATAGCAAGTCTGCTGAGTTTGCTAACTACAATGTAGGAAAGCGTGAGTATTTTACGATTCCTTCGGATGACGGCAAGTTTAATTTGCCAGTGATCATTACTTATCCTACAGATTTTGATGAGTCTAAGCAATATCCTGTGATCATGTCGATCTATGGCGGTCCGGATGCGGGTACTGTAAAGAATACGTGGAAAGGTGTGAATGGACAGTATTGGGCGAATGAAGGTGTCATTCAAATTGAATGTGATCACCGAGCTTCCGGACATTTCGGCAAGCAAGGCGTGGCTTGGATGCACAGAAACTTAGGTAACTGGGAGCTGGTAGACTACATCACGATCGCAAAATGGTTGAAGGCTAAACCTTGGGTAGCCAAAGATAAGTTATTGATTACCGGACATAGCTACGGTGGTTATATGACTTGTTTAGCATTAACCAAAGGTGCGGATTACTTTGATTTTGGTATTGCTGGTGCGCCTGTAACAGGATGGGAATTATATGATACTCATTATACGGAGCGTTGGATGGATACGCCTCAAGCAAATCCTGAAGGCTACAAGAATGGTTCGATATTGCCTTATGTTGACCAGTACAAGGGAAGATTACGCATCATGCACGGTGATTTAGACGATAATGTGCATATGCAGAATACGATCCAATTGGTGGATGCATTGACAGATAGACAAGTTCCGTTTGAGTTGATGATTTACCCGGGAAGTAGACACGGTTTCGGACGTTCTAAACAAGCATACGATTTCAAAGAACGCGTTCGTTTTTACTATCAATATTTACTGGAGAAACCAATTCCAGAAAATTTAAAATAA
- a CDS encoding septum formation initiator family protein gives MERFINTIRNKYLIAGVAFVVWMVFFDRYDFATQYSFQQEKTKLEEEKAYYTAEIENIENSIKDVQYNPSEIQRIAREKYKMKKDHEDVYIVTEVEPAKK, from the coding sequence ATGGAACGCTTTATCAATACTATTCGAAATAAATACCTTATCGCAGGGGTTGCCTTTGTCGTATGGATGGTATTCTTTGATCGGTATGATTTTGCAACGCAATACAGCTTCCAGCAGGAAAAGACAAAGCTTGAGGAAGAGAAAGCCTATTATACGGCAGAGATTGAGAACATCGAAAATTCCATTAAAGATGTTCAATACAACCCGAGCGAAATACAAAGAATTGCGCGCGAAAAATATAAGATGAAAAAAGATCATGAAGACGTCTACATCGTTACAGAAGTAGAACCTGCCAAAAAATAA
- the eno gene encoding phosphopyruvate hydratase, which produces MSLIIDVHARQILDSRGNPTIEVDVTTQNGFVGRAAVPSGASTGAHEAVELRDGDKKKYLGKGVLKAVENVNTKIAKALEGVDVFEQNAIDKIMIDLDGSENKGKLGANAILGVSLAAAKAAAQESRQPLYRYIGGVNANTLPLPMMNIVNGGAHSDAPIAFQEFMIMPVGAESFSEALRWGAEVFHNLKKILHDRNLSTAVGDEGGFAPTFEGTEDAIETILEAIKKAGYKPGKDICLALDCASTEFFVKGKYDYAKFEGKGGAVRTVEEQVAYLAELTEKYPIISIEDGMAEDDWKGWKLLTEKIGDRVQLVGDDLFVTNTKRLQQGIDTHTGNSILVKVNQIGSLTETINAVHLAQTNGYTSVMSHRSGETEDNTIADLAVALNCGQIKTGSISRSDRIAKYNQLLRIEEELGSNAKFIGKEFKYAPKK; this is translated from the coding sequence ATGAGCTTGATAATCGATGTACATGCGCGTCAGATTTTAGATTCGCGAGGAAACCCAACCATTGAGGTTGATGTAACGACACAGAATGGTTTTGTAGGCCGTGCAGCAGTTCCTTCTGGAGCTTCTACAGGAGCACACGAGGCAGTAGAATTACGTGACGGCGACAAAAAGAAATACCTAGGTAAAGGTGTTTTGAAAGCTGTTGAAAACGTGAATACTAAAATTGCAAAAGCATTAGAAGGTGTTGATGTATTCGAGCAAAATGCTATCGACAAGATCATGATCGATCTTGATGGTTCAGAGAACAAAGGTAAATTAGGTGCAAATGCAATCTTAGGTGTTTCTTTAGCAGCAGCTAAAGCGGCAGCACAAGAAAGCCGCCAGCCATTATATCGTTATATCGGTGGAGTAAATGCAAACACATTACCATTGCCGATGATGAACATCGTAAATGGTGGTGCACACTCAGATGCTCCGATCGCTTTCCAAGAGTTCATGATTATGCCAGTAGGTGCTGAATCATTCTCTGAAGCTTTACGTTGGGGTGCTGAAGTATTCCACAACTTGAAGAAAATCCTTCACGACCGTAACTTATCTACAGCAGTAGGTGATGAAGGTGGATTCGCTCCAACTTTCGAAGGTACGGAAGACGCTATCGAAACTATCCTTGAGGCAATTAAAAAAGCAGGTTACAAACCAGGAAAAGATATCTGTCTAGCATTAGACTGTGCTTCAACGGAGTTCTTCGTGAAAGGAAAATACGATTACGCGAAGTTTGAAGGTAAAGGCGGTGCTGTTCGTACAGTAGAAGAGCAAGTAGCTTACTTAGCAGAATTAACGGAGAAATACCCAATCATCTCGATCGAAGATGGTATGGCAGAAGACGACTGGAAAGGTTGGAAATTATTAACAGAGAAAATCGGAGACCGCGTTCAATTAGTAGGTGATGATTTATTTGTTACTAACACAAAACGTCTTCAACAAGGTATTGACACTCATACTGGAAACTCAATCCTAGTAAAAGTAAACCAAATCGGTTCATTAACGGAAACTATCAACGCGGTGCATTTGGCACAAACGAATGGCTATACTTCCGTAATGTCTCACCGTTCTGGAGAAACTGAAGATAATACAATCGCTGACTTAGCGGTAGCATTGAACTGTGGACAAATCAAAACAGGATCAATCTCCCGTTCTGATAGGATCGCGAAATACAACCAATTGCTTCGTATCGAAGAAGAATTGGGTAGCAATGCCAAGTTCATTGGCAAGGAGTTCAAATACGCTCCTAAGAAGTAA